In Humulus lupulus chromosome 6, drHumLupu1.1, whole genome shotgun sequence, a single genomic region encodes these proteins:
- the LOC133783286 gene encoding receptor-like protein 35 has translation MENRLLFFIMFSFIMIFVTCCSVTTQQALNSSFTSSGVRCLPHISSALLQLKQEFVFKKPNYTDYYYYPIPSNETLSYPKMRFWKEGKDCCEWDGVTCSTKIGQVIGLDLSLSWLQGPLHSNSSLFSLSQLHRLNLAYNNFTLSNIPSSFAQLSRLTHLNLSHSFFSGQVPSEIALLSNLMSLDLSSNFDYDYDREMVISLLYSPTIAFAQNMTKLRELHLNSVNLSSLLPESMANLSSLTSLSLRDCNLYGEFLQNIFHLPNIQVIDVSSNQNLNGILPYSIGDLKFLSVLHLSKCNFSGTIPSSIKNISHLSSLDLSSNNFDGQLPPALFTMPSLQSLSVSFNRFTGPLTIPSSVKNLSHLSLLDLSFNNFDGQLPPALFIMSSLQYLRLDDNHFNGPLTIPSSVKNLSHLSSLELSFNNFDGQLPPTLFIMPSLQSLGLSSNQFTGPLTIPNVSLSSQLAYLNLDENKLTGKIPRSIFEMQKLKDLYLSDNNLSGIIEMSVFSKLSQLRSLFLSRNSLVVVENTTTNSTLNCKLNYLDLASCNITEFPKFLKTQNELQELYLSNNKIEGKIPKWFFTIGAETLRGLNLSTNFITGWEQVPKVLPWKALRTLDLSHNMFRDTLPAPPFSVRGFYISNNNVSGKIHPLFCNLTNLESLDMSNNNLSGEILPCLGSISSLRELTLSGNKFEGSIPSSLGNLTWLYLLDLSKNRLSGRIPRMGNNSLFCNLRDLLVLDVSNNQLSGSIPQCLGSFSHALQALIMKENNFSGEMPQTFLNGSSLITLDLSHNQLEGMVPQSLTNCNALEILNLGYNQLSGTFHFWLQNLASLQVLVLRSNKFHGPIWDPKKFMGFEKLLIVDLSFNKFNGTLSSDYFANWSAINTHNNSVDKSKPEYIDDGHYYLLESVIVTNKGFEMEYVRILTIFTCIDLSNNNFHGEIPKSIGDLQLLIVLNLSSNNFEGHIPLSIGNLKEIESLDLSNNKLSGRIPQELAALTFLECLNLSNNQLTGPIPQGTQISTLPNSSFYGNEELCGFPLSKECDSSDESPSTLEHESEFESGFGWKAVLVGYGCGFLGGLLGGYFFISKI, from the coding sequence ATGGAAAATCGTTTGCTCTTCTTCATCATGTTTAGCTTCATCATGATCTTCGTCACATGTTGCTCTGTGACAACACAACAAGCTCTGAATTCATCTTTCACTTCCTCTGGAGTGAGATGTCTCCCCCACATAAGCTCTGCTTTGTTGCAACTAAAGCAAGAGTTTGTCTTTAAAAAGCCCAATTacactgattattattattatccaaTTCCATCCAATGAGACCCTTTCATACCCGAAGATGAGATTTTGGAAGGAAGGAAAGGACTGCTGTGAGTGGGATGGTGTCACGTGTAGCACCAAAATAGGACAAGTAATAGGGCTCGATCTGAGTTTAAGTTGGCTTCAAGGGCCTTTGCATTCCAATAGCAGCCTCTTCAGCTTAAGTCAACTTCACCGGCTCAACCTTGCCTACAACAACTTCACTCTTTCCAATATTCCATCAAGCTTTGCTCAGCTTTCGAGGTTAACCCATCTCAACCTCTCTCACTCCTTTTTTTCTGGTCAAGTCCCTTCTGAAATAGCTTTGTTGTCCAATTTGATGTCTCTTGATCTCTCTTCTAATTTTGACTATGATTATGATCGTGAGATGGTTATTAGCCTTTTATATAGCCCAACGATAGCATTTGCTCAAAACATGACAAAATTAAGAGAACTTCATCTGAACAGTGTGAATCTTTCTTCACTACTACCTGAATCTATGGCTAACCTATCCTCCTTGACATCTCTATCTCTTAGAGATTGCAATTTGTATGGTGAATTTTTGCAAAACATTTTTCATCTACCTAATATTCAAGTCATCGATGTGTCATCCAATCAAAACCTCAATGGAATATTACCATATTCCATTGGCGATCTCAAGTTCTTAAGTGTTTTACATCTCTCAAAATGTAATTTTTCAGGGACTATTCCATCGTCAATTAAGAATATATCACATCTCTCAAGTCTTGACCTAAGTTCCAACAACTTTGATGGTCAACTTCCACCAGCTTTGTTCACAATGCCTTCCTTACAATCTCTAAGTGTTTCTTTTAATCGGTTTACAGGCCCTCTAACTATTCCATCTTCAGTTAAGAATTTATCACATCTTTCATTGCTTGACTTAAGTTTCAACAATTTTGATGGCCAACTTCCACCAGCTTTGTTCATAATGTCTTCCCTACAGTATCTAAGGCTTGACGATAATCACTTTAATGGCCCTCTAACCATTCCATCTTCAGTTAAGAATTTATCACATCTTTCATCGCTTGAATTAAGTTTCAACAATTTTGATGGTCAACTTCCACCAACTTTGTTCATAATGCCTTCCTTACAATCTCTAGGTCTTTCTTCTAATCAATTTACAGGCCCTCTAACCATCCCAAATGTCTCGTTATCATCCCAATTGGCATACCTTAATTTGGATGAGAACAAGCTAACCGGAAAAATTCCAAGGTCAATTTTTGAAATGCAAAAACTTAAAGATCTGTACCTTAGCGACAATAACTTAAGTGGCATTATAGAGATGAGCGTGTTCTCAAAGTTGAGTCAGCTTCGAAGTCTTTTTCTTTCACGTAATAGTCTAGTTGTAGtggaaaacacaacaacaaattCCACTCTAAACTGCAAACTTAATTATTTGGATTTGGCTTCATGCAACATTACAGAATTTCCCAAGTTCCTAAAAACCCAAAATGAGCTACAAGAATTGTATCTTTCCAACAACAAAATTGAAGGCAAGATCCCCAAATGGTTCTTCACTATAGGGGCAGAGACCTTGCGGGGATTAAATTTGTCTACAAATTTCATCACCGGTTGGGAACAAGTGCCGAAAGTGCTTCCGTGGAAAGCGTTGCGGACTCTTGACTTAAGCCACAACATGTTTCGAGACACATTACCAGCTCCACCATTTTCTGTAAGGGGGTTTTACATTTCGAATAACAACGTTAGTGGGAAAATTCATCCATTGTTCTGTAACTTGACTAATCTGGAATCTCTTGATATGTCCAATAACAACTTAAGCGGTGAGATTCTTCCATGTTTGGGTTCCATTAGCTCCCTTCGAGAGTTGACATTGTCTGGCAACAAATTTGAGGGCTCTATCCCATCATCTCTTGGGAATTTGACTTGGCTTTATCTTTTGGACCTCTCCAAAAATAGGCTCTCTGGTAGAATTCCTCGAATGGGAAACAACTCATTATTCTGCAATTTAAGAGATCTTCTGGTTCTCGATGTCTCAAACAACCAATTAAGCGGCTCTATTCCACAATGCTTGGGAAGTTTCAGCCATGCTCTTCAAGCGTTGATTATGAAAGAGAACAATTTTAGTGGAGAAATGCCTCAGACATTTCTGAATGGAAGCAGTCTAATTACTCTCGACCTCAGTCATAATCAATTAGAAGGAATGGTTCCACAATCTTTAACCAATTGCAATGCATTGGAAATTCTAAATCTCGGATACAATCAACTATCTGGCACTTTCCATTTTTGGTTACAAAATTTAGCAAGCTTGCAAGTTCTTGTGCTGCGTTCCAACAAATTTCATGGTCCAATATGGGATCCCAAGAAGTTTATGGGCTTTGAGAAACTACTGATTGTCGACCTCTCTTTCAATAAGTTCAATGGAACATTGTCATCGGATTACTTTGCCAATTGGAGTGCCATTAATACACACAATAATAGTGTTGATAAGTCAAAGCCGGAGTACATCGATGACGGCCACTACTATCTTCTCGAGTCGGTAATAGTGACTAATAAAGGCTTTGAAATGGAATATGTCAGGATCTTAACCATCTTCACCTGTATCGATCTCTCAAACAATAATTTTCATGGCGAAATTCCAAAATCTATTGGGGATCTCCAATTATTGATTGTGCTGAATCTATCAAGTAACAATTTTGAAGGCCACATTCCACTATCGATTGGGAATCTGAAAGAAATTGAATCATTGGATCTCTCAAACAACAAGCTCTCTGGAAGAATACCTCAGGAATTGGCAGCTCTCACATTTCTGGAGTGTCTCAACCTTAGTAATAACCAACTTACGGGGCCGATACCACAAGGGACACAGATTAGTACGCTTCCAAATTCTTCATTTTATGGAAATGAAGAATTATGTGGCTTTCCATTATCAAAGGAATGTGATAGCAGTGATGAGTCTCCAAGTACACTTGAACATGAATCTGAATTTGAGAGTGGTTTTGGTTGGAAAGCAGTGCTTG
- the LOC133786065 gene encoding putative receptor protein kinase ZmPK1 produces the protein MYFISRLLSVEKPADVLTSPRGVFSAGFFQVGHNAYCLAIWFTEAEPEPSPRQNLTLIWMANRDHPVNGRRSKLSLQKTGNLVLTDAGQSTVWSSDTASTSDSQLQLLDSGNLVLITQNRVLLWQSFASPTDTLVPGQTLTTNTKLVSSRSQTNYSSGFYMLFYDNDNVLRLLYDGPEISSIYWPDPWLLPNYAGRSIFNDSRTAALDSRGIFSSSDSLTVMASDYAIKLQRILKVEADGNLRLYSRSKQGKQSSTWTVTWEAVLQPCKIHGICGINSLCTYVPEYGRKCACLPGHKMINHTDWTHGCEPDFKLPCSSSNVNQSGFLHLPRVEFYGYDSNVYWNYTLERCKSTCLESCDSCVGFHYKYNKDGGYYNCYVKSQLRNGYRAPGFDGDIYLKLPKSVLSSLFHRAPDYDESNNFNCFLSSGNSTQHLDRRYVKKNVSGVLKFMLWFVCGVGGVEICVILMVWLFVIRNHENSSLDNIQAGYLLAATGFRKFSYLELKKATKGFSVEIGRGAGGIVYKAILSDNRVAAVKKLTDTNQGEVEFYAEVSTIGALNHMNLIEMWGYCAEGKHRLLVYEYMEHGSLAENLASNALDWKMRFDIAVGTARGLAYLHEECLEWVLHCDVKPHNILLGSNYQPKVADFGLSKLLNRNELSDNSSFSRIRGTRGYMAPEWVYNLPITSKVDVYSYGIVLLEMVTGNNGPTRGVLDAEDVGEARPKKLVTWVRDKMNASASLSEKGIDEIIEPVIGSNYSMREVEILIEVALRCVKEDKDARPTMSQVVEMLLSNEKDK, from the exons ATGTATTTCATTAGCAG GCTTCTCTCTGTTGAAAAACCAGCTGATGTTTTAACCTCACCGAGAGGAGTATTTTCCGCCGGGTTTTTCCAAGTGGGCCACAATGCATATTGCCTTGCCATATGGTTCACTGAGGCTGAGCCTGAGCCATCTCCGAGGCAAAACCTGACGCTGATTTGGATGGCAAACCGGGATCATCCGGTAAACGGAAGGCGCTCGAAGCTGTCCTTGCAAAAAACCGGTAACCTTGTACTTACAGACGCCGGTCAATCCACCGTTTGGTCCAGTGATACCGCTTCAACCTCAGATTCCCAGCTACAACTCTTGGACTCCGGAAACCTTGTCCTAATCACTCAGAACCGTGTCCTTTTGTGGCAAAGCTTTGCTTCCCCAACGGACACTCTTGTTCCTGGACAAACACTCACAACAAACACAAAGCTAGTGTCATCTAGAAGCCAGACTAACTATTCCTCTGGATTTTACATGCTCTTTTACGACAACGACAACGTCCTTCGTCTTCTCTATGATGGTCCCGAGATTTCGAGCATTTACTGGCCAGACCCTTGGCTTTTGCCAAATTACGCTGGAAGATCCATTTTCAACGACAGTAGAACAGCCGCTCTTGATTCTCGGGGGATCTTCAGCTCATCAGATAGTCTTACAGTCATGGCTTCGGATTATGCTATTAAACTCCAGAGAATCCTCAAAGTTGAAGCTGACGGAAATCTTAGATTGTACAGTAGATCAAAGCAAGGGAAGCAAAGTAGTACGTGGACAGTTACGTGGGAAGCTGTTTTACAACCATGCAAGATTCATGGGATTTGTGGGATTAATAGCCTCTGTACTTACGTGCCTGAATATGGTAGGAAATGCGCTTGCCTCCCTGGCCATAAGATGATAAACCACACTGATTGGACTCACGGGTGTGAACCAGATTTTAAACTCCCTTGCTCCAGTAGTAATGTTAATCAATCTGGTTTTCTTCACCTTCCACGTGTTGAGTTCTACGGCTATGATTCCAACGTCTATTGGAACTACACCTTGGAACGCTGCAAATCTACGTGCTTGGAATCGTGTGACTCGTGCGTAGGATTTCACTACAAGTATAACAAAGACGGCGGTTATTATAATTGCTACGTCAAGTCGCAACTCCGAAATGGATACCGGGCCCCTGGTTTTGATGGTGACATATATTTGAAACTACCTAAATCTGTCCTCTCTTCTCTTTTTCACCGGGCTCCAGATTATGATGAGTCCAATAATTTCAATTGCTTCTTATCATCAGGCAATTCGACTCAACATCTGGACAGAAGGTACGTAAAAAAAAATGTCAGTGGAGTACTTAAGTTCATGCTCTGGTTTGTCTGTGGAGTGGGAGGAGTCGAGATCTGCGTCATCTTAATGGTTTGGTTATTCGTCATTAGAAACCATGAAAATTCATCCCTGGATAACATTCAGGCTGGTTATCTTCTTGCTGCTACTGGGTTCAGAAAAtttagttacttagagctaaaaAAGGCAACGAAGGGTTTCAGTGTAGAGATTGGAAGAGGTGCAGGAGGAATCGTCTACAAGGCAATTTTGTCTGATAATCGAGTTGCGGCCGTCAAGAAACTCACAGATACTAACCAAGGAGAAGTTGAATTTTACGCAGAAGTAAGCACCATAGGAGCACTGAACCACATGAACTTAATAGAAATGTGGGGATATTGTGCCGAGGGAAAGCATAGACTTCTAGTTTATGAGTACATGGAACATGGATCCTTGGCTGAGAACTTGGCTTCCAATGCTTTGGATTGGAAAATGAGGTTTGATATTGCTGTAGGGACAGCCAGAGGCCTTGCTTATCTGCACGAAGAGTGTTTGGAGTGGGTTTTACATTGCGATGTAAAGCCTCATAACATACTGTTGGGCTCTAATTATCAACCAAAAGTAGCTGATTTTGGCCTTTCAAAGCTACTAAACAGAAATGAGCTGAGTGATAACTCAAGCTTCTCGAGGATAAGAGGAACTAGAGGCTATATGGCTCCTGAATGGGTTTACAATCTTCCGATCACCTCCAAAGTGGATGTTTATAGCTACGGAATTGTTTTGCTTGAAATGGTTACAGGAAATAATGGCCCAACAAGAGGTGTTTTGGATGCAGAAGATGTTGGTGAGGCACGACCGAAAAAGCTTGTTACGTGGGTAAGAGATAAGATGAATGCTAGTGCTTCGCTGAGTGAAAAGGGGATTGATGAAATCATAGAGCCCGTGATCGGAAGCAACTATAGCATGAGAGAGGTGGAAATTTTGATTGAAGTGGCTCTTAGATGCGTCAAGGAAGACAAAGATGCAAGACCCACCATGAGCCAAGTTGTGGAGATGCTTCTAAGCAACGAAAAAGACAAGtga